In Treponema sp. OMZ 798, the following proteins share a genomic window:
- the glmL gene encoding methylaspartate mutase accessory protein GlmL, giving the protein MNCYLFVDFGSTNTKITLVDIEKEDIVGTAKAYTTVETDVMTGYNNALELLHQKVGKDYKVVKSLACSSAAGGLKIIAIGLVPELTSEAAKRAALGAGAKVIHTYSHNLNKSEAEAIVNSNADIILLAGGTNGGDSRCIIHNAQMLADYGVRVPVVVAGNKSAEDEIVEIFKGRVDFYVAENVMPKINKLNVESARETIRNIFMNNIVHAKGMTHVESNIDNILMPTPAAVLKAAQTLSEGTEDEDGLGDIIVLDIGGATTDVHSAADGEPTQNSVFLYGLPEAFLKRTVEGDLGMRYSLPTVAEVQGPHGLRHYLSKEYKYNIEEEVKKRNEHTDFISENEKDLAFDCAVAKVCADVSMSRHVGVLTPVYTGCGASFQQEGKDLTDLRYIIGTGGILVYNPNYKEIMEACRFREDDPFSLKPKNPQFLLDKEYILSAMGLLATEDPDMAIRIMKKHLV; this is encoded by the coding sequence ATGAACTGTTATTTATTTGTTGATTTTGGAAGTACGAATACAAAGATAACCCTTGTGGATATCGAAAAAGAAGATATAGTAGGTACAGCAAAGGCCTATACCACTGTCGAAACCGATGTTATGACAGGCTACAATAATGCCCTGGAGCTTTTACATCAAAAGGTCGGAAAAGATTATAAGGTAGTAAAAAGTCTTGCCTGCTCTTCTGCGGCCGGAGGCTTAAAAATTATAGCCATAGGCCTTGTTCCCGAGCTTACAAGCGAGGCCGCAAAGAGGGCTGCCCTCGGTGCGGGAGCCAAGGTAATTCACACTTATAGCCATAACCTCAATAAGAGCGAGGCAGAGGCTATAGTAAATTCAAATGCCGATATCATCCTTTTGGCAGGCGGCACAAATGGAGGCGATTCGCGTTGTATTATCCACAATGCACAGATGCTTGCGGATTACGGAGTACGCGTTCCTGTAGTTGTTGCAGGCAACAAGAGCGCCGAAGACGAAATCGTCGAGATTTTTAAAGGAAGAGTCGATTTTTATGTAGCCGAAAACGTAATGCCCAAGATAAACAAGCTTAATGTGGAAAGTGCCCGTGAAACAATACGTAATATCTTTATGAACAATATTGTGCACGCAAAGGGTATGACCCATGTCGAAAGCAATATCGATAACATTTTGATGCCCACCCCCGCTGCTGTCCTAAAGGCAGCTCAGACTCTTTCAGAGGGTACCGAAGATGAAGACGGCTTGGGAGATATAATAGTTTTAGATATCGGAGGGGCTACAACCGACGTCCACTCGGCTGCCGATGGAGAGCCGACTCAAAATTCGGTCTTTTTATACGGTCTTCCCGAAGCCTTTTTAAAGCGGACAGTAGAAGGCGACCTCGGTATGCGCTACTCCCTTCCGACTGTTGCTGAGGTGCAAGGGCCTCATGGGCTTCGGCACTATCTTTCAAAAGAATATAAGTACAATATCGAAGAAGAGGTAAAAAAACGAAACGAGCACACCGATTTTATTTCTGAAAATGAAAAAGACCTCGCTTTTGATTGTGCCGTTGCCAAGGTTTGTGCCGATGTTTCTATGAGCCGGCATGTTGGAGTTTTAACCCCTGTCTATACGGGCTGCGGTGCCAGTTTTCAGCAAGAAGGAAAGGATCTAACTGATCTTAGATATATAATAGGAACGGGCGGAATTTTGGTTTATAATCCCAATTATAAGGAAATTATGGAGGCCTGCAGGTTCCGTGAGGATGATCCTTTTAGCTTAAAACCTAAAAATCCTCAGTTTTTGCTTGATAAGGAGTATATTCTATCGGCTATGGGGCTTTTGGCTACCGAAGATCCGGATATGGCCATAAGGATAATGAAAAAACACTTAGTATAG
- a CDS encoding CCA tRNA nucleotidyltransferase, whose product MRYPISQNMKEIASILSNAGFSAYLVGGAVRDWILGKPCKDYDIATDAEPKEVQALFRKTIPTGIAHGTITILYKGEKIECTTFRCEADYSDGRRPDSISYVRSIEEDLSRRDFTMNAIAVSLKDSSIVDPFEGVKSIKSKIIKTVGAPLDRFGEDGLRPIRAIRFASQLGFKIEEETLKAIPLSIEVCKKVSIERFRDEFVKMLLSGHPIISLRLLEDTRLLKAFLPELSACRGVEQKGMHSFDVLDHSFLSCDAAPQDNLIVRLAALFHDIGKVSTREKNEYGDYTFYKHEIESERLTKKIMQRLKFSNKEIEEVCHLVGLHMFHYTEDWSDAAVRRFIVRAGVENIPNLFDLRRSDGFGMTGRAPDLSNLVSFKKRLEKVIAEDSALSLKDLAVGGRDLMEIGIEAGPKLGIILQKLFEAVLEDPSQNTPEKLLKIAKAINANLS is encoded by the coding sequence ATGCGTTATCCTATTTCACAAAATATGAAAGAAATTGCTTCTATTCTATCCAATGCCGGTTTTTCGGCCTACCTCGTGGGCGGAGCCGTGAGGGATTGGATTTTAGGGAAGCCGTGCAAGGATTACGATATAGCGACCGATGCCGAACCCAAGGAGGTGCAAGCCCTTTTCAGAAAGACAATTCCGACGGGGATAGCTCACGGCACAATCACGATTCTGTATAAGGGAGAAAAAATAGAATGTACCACCTTCCGCTGCGAGGCAGATTATTCTGACGGCCGGAGGCCGGACAGTATCAGCTATGTGCGTTCTATCGAAGAGGATTTAAGCCGCAGGGATTTTACTATGAATGCGATAGCCGTTTCTTTAAAGGACAGCTCCATTGTCGATCCCTTTGAGGGAGTCAAATCCATCAAATCAAAGATTATTAAAACCGTAGGGGCTCCCCTTGACCGCTTTGGCGAAGACGGTCTAAGGCCTATCAGGGCAATCCGTTTTGCTTCACAGCTGGGCTTTAAAATAGAAGAAGAAACCTTAAAGGCGATTCCTCTAAGTATTGAAGTTTGCAAAAAAGTTTCGATAGAAAGGTTTCGCGACGAATTCGTAAAAATGCTTTTAAGCGGGCATCCTATAATTTCTTTAAGGCTCCTGGAAGATACGAGGCTTTTAAAGGCCTTTTTGCCAGAGCTTTCGGCCTGCCGCGGGGTAGAGCAAAAGGGAATGCACTCCTTCGATGTACTTGACCACAGTTTTTTAAGCTGCGATGCCGCTCCGCAAGATAATCTTATTGTGCGTTTGGCTGCCCTCTTCCACGATATAGGGAAGGTGAGCACGAGGGAAAAAAATGAGTACGGCGACTACACCTTTTATAAGCACGAGATAGAATCGGAAAGGCTTACAAAAAAAATCATGCAGCGTTTAAAATTTTCGAATAAAGAAATTGAAGAAGTCTGTCATCTTGTGGGGCTTCACATGTTCCATTATACCGAAGATTGGAGCGATGCTGCCGTCCGCCGCTTTATCGTAAGGGCAGGAGTAGAAAATATACCCAACCTCTTCGATTTGAGACGGTCCGACGGTTTCGGAATGACTGGAAGGGCTCCCGATTTGAGCAATTTGGTTTCTTTTAAAAAAAGGCTTGAAAAGGTTATAGCCGAAGACTCTGCCCTCAGCTTAAAGGACTTGGCTGTAGGCGGCCGGGATTTAATGGAAATTGGGATAGAAGCAGGGCCTAAGCTCGGCATAATCTTACAAAAGCTCTTTGAAGCTGTACTCGAAGACCCTTCACAAAATACTCCGGAGAAGCTTTTAAAAATTGCGAAAGCAATAAACGCAAATTTGAGCTAA
- the acpP gene encoding acyl carrier protein has translation MDDLFKKIQQLIAAKLEIEEDKVTLDSSFRQDLGADSLDTYELVYALEEDMGIKIPDEKANEFETVRDAYEFIKSQQK, from the coding sequence ATGGATGATTTATTCAAAAAAATTCAGCAATTAATTGCAGCAAAGTTGGAAATTGAGGAAGATAAGGTTACATTGGATTCTTCATTCCGGCAAGATTTAGGTGCCGACAGTCTTGACACCTATGAACTTGTTTATGCTCTCGAAGAAGATATGGGTATTAAGATCCCGGACGAAAAGGCAAATGAGTTTGAAACTGTCCGCGACGCCTATGAATTTATCAAATCTCAGCAAAAATAA
- the rpmF gene encoding 50S ribosomal protein L32 has product MAVPRANTSKARTRRRRGVNMRLQAPNLVECSGCGNLIMPHHVCPKCGFYKGKQVINPDKLD; this is encoded by the coding sequence ATGGCTGTACCAAGAGCGAATACATCAAAAGCTAGAACAAGACGCCGACGAGGTGTTAATATGCGTTTACAAGCGCCGAATCTTGTTGAGTGTTCCGGATGCGGTAACTTGATTATGCCTCATCATGTATGCCCCAAATGCGGGTTTTATAAAGGCAAGCAGGTTATTAACCCCGATAAATTAGACTAA
- a CDS encoding Hsp20/alpha crystallin family protein, whose translation MNSLSLFSPSFTDSVFDAIDRSLAPNFGVFAPIKNANCGLPSVDIRETEKAYIMEVDLPGYTEKDVEISLKDRLMTISSSKNEQKEDKGAEYIIRERSSRHFMRRFTLPEDINSDEVSAKFENGVLVVDIPRKPDTQPKQIEIKSA comes from the coding sequence ATGAATAGTTTAAGTCTTTTTAGTCCGTCCTTTACAGACAGCGTATTTGATGCAATTGATAGGAGTTTGGCTCCCAATTTTGGAGTATTTGCTCCGATCAAGAATGCAAACTGCGGTCTTCCGAGTGTGGATATCCGCGAAACCGAGAAAGCCTATATCATGGAAGTGGATCTTCCGGGCTATACCGAAAAAGATGTTGAGATCAGCTTAAAGGATAGACTTATGACAATCTCTTCTTCCAAAAATGAACAAAAGGAAGATAAGGGTGCAGAGTACATCATACGAGAGCGAAGCTCAAGGCATTTTATGAGGCGTTTTACCTTGCCTGAGGATATAAACTCCGATGAAGTTTCTGCAAAATTTGAAAACGGGGTCTTGGTTGTAGATATTCCGAGAAAACCGGATACTCAGCCTAAACAAATCGAAATTAAATCTGCATAG
- the rnc gene encoding ribonuclease III: MFPIRCGLEPKRKQELLEFQKQAGLKFKDLRLLDLAFHHRSFSNEHNNFHANNERLEFLGDSVLGLVAASYLYKSFEDKPEGELAKIKASAVSEEALSKAASKLNISNFLVLGRGEEMSGGREKKAILADALEAVIGAYYLDSGFKYVQKFVLRILESTINSVLEKKFINDYKSLLQELVQKKFKTVPKYELKKASGPDHDRTFWFSVSIGGKVYGPLSGKTKKEAEQSVAKVAYEDLSSDSIVSK; encoded by the coding sequence TTGTTTCCGATAAGATGCGGTCTTGAACCCAAGAGGAAGCAGGAGCTCCTTGAGTTCCAAAAGCAAGCGGGATTGAAGTTTAAAGATTTACGCTTGCTTGATCTTGCTTTCCACCACAGGTCTTTTTCCAACGAACATAATAATTTTCACGCCAATAATGAACGCTTAGAGTTTTTAGGAGATTCTGTCCTAGGTCTTGTTGCGGCTTCCTATCTTTATAAGTCTTTTGAAGATAAGCCTGAAGGAGAGCTTGCAAAGATAAAGGCTTCCGCGGTTTCCGAAGAGGCCCTTTCTAAGGCTGCTTCTAAATTAAATATAAGTAATTTCTTGGTTTTGGGCCGGGGAGAGGAAATGTCCGGCGGAAGAGAAAAAAAGGCCATCCTGGCCGATGCCCTTGAAGCGGTTATCGGTGCCTACTACCTTGATTCCGGGTTTAAGTACGTTCAAAAATTTGTCCTAAGAATTTTGGAATCAACAATCAATTCCGTTTTAGAAAAAAAGTTTATAAACGATTATAAGTCCCTTCTTCAAGAGTTGGTTCAAAAGAAATTTAAAACCGTTCCTAAATACGAGCTTAAAAAGGCTAGCGGCCCCGACCATGACCGAACCTTTTGGTTCTCGGTTTCAATAGGCGGTAAGGTTTATGGTCCCCTTTCAGGTAAGACAAAAAAAGAAGCGGAGCAGTCTGTAGCAAAAGTAGCCTATGAAGACCTATCTTCAGATTCTATTGTGTCAAAATAA
- a CDS encoding Rpn family recombination-promoting nuclease/putative transposase, which translates to MNDEKTILNPKIDWVFKLMFSKGEEGNKALISFLNAFLQDSCGKITKADILNTELIRDKPSGETYHLDFLIQTDTGLIVDLEMQQFWKTNYPRRSQMYLLRLASRFLKMESKEDNPFYAISISVFGCDVPKNAELVRMPKSSVIQYLYIELNELIGYTMKKNLEEYSLQDFWIRFLSRYEEDKKSGMLEKLCKLAEGIKMAEETLLRVTEEERQIARELSEEKYQMYVECERNDARREALAEGFKEGIEQGLEKGVEQGRQEGFADGVSKTRLEMSKVLKDLGVPLQTIAQAAGLRGEEIEAL; encoded by the coding sequence ATGAACGATGAAAAAACTATTTTAAATCCCAAAATAGATTGGGTTTTTAAACTGATGTTTTCAAAAGGCGAAGAAGGAAACAAGGCCCTTATAAGTTTTCTTAATGCCTTTTTGCAAGACTCGTGCGGAAAAATAACTAAGGCCGATATCCTAAACACCGAATTGATCCGTGATAAGCCTTCAGGAGAGACCTATCACCTTGATTTTTTAATCCAAACAGATACAGGTCTTATTGTTGACCTTGAGATGCAGCAGTTTTGGAAAACAAACTATCCGCGCAGGAGTCAAATGTATCTTTTACGCCTTGCCTCCCGATTTTTAAAGATGGAGTCTAAGGAGGATAATCCTTTCTATGCTATAAGTATTTCTGTTTTCGGCTGCGATGTTCCCAAAAATGCCGAGCTTGTAAGGATGCCTAAAAGCTCTGTAATCCAGTATCTATATATTGAATTGAACGAGTTAATAGGTTATACTATGAAAAAGAACTTGGAAGAGTACAGTTTGCAGGATTTTTGGATAAGATTTTTATCCCGCTATGAAGAAGATAAAAAAAGCGGGATGTTGGAAAAACTATGCAAATTAGCGGAGGGTATAAAAATGGCGGAAGAAACACTCCTTAGGGTAACGGAAGAAGAAAGACAGATAGCAAGAGAACTGTCTGAAGAAAAGTATCAGATGTATGTCGAATGTGAAAGAAATGATGCAAGAAGAGAAGCTTTGGCCGAAGGCTTTAAAGAAGGTATTGAGCAGGGATTAGAAAAGGGAGTTGAACAAGGCCGGCAAGAAGGTTTTGCAGATGGAGTGAGCAAGACAAGGCTTGAAATGTCAAAAGTACTAAAGGATTTAGGTGTTCCCTTGCAGACAATAGCCCAAGCTGCAGGTTTACGTGGGGAAGAAATAGAAGCTTTATAG